The proteins below are encoded in one region of Pangasianodon hypophthalmus isolate fPanHyp1 chromosome 6, fPanHyp1.pri, whole genome shotgun sequence:
- the arsa gene encoding arylsulfatase A, with protein MECVIVGFAVLSVCQAAALPNFVLLFADDLGYGDLGFSAHPTALTPNLDRLAADGLRFTDFYSTSPVCSPSRASLLTGRYQTRSGIYPGVLYPDSIGGLPLNETTIAEVLKPLGYATGMIGKWHLGYGANGTYLPTRQGFDHYLGIPYSHDMGPCHNLTCFPPDVKCYGYCDVGTVTVPLMNGETITQQPVDFVHLEDAYSNFATDFIRSAAQKRQPFFLYYPSHHTHYPQYAGWKSVGRSLRGPFGDALLEFDSTVGNILQTLEETGTLDNTLVFFTADNGPELMRMSRGGNSGLLKCGKGTTYEGGMREPAIAYWPGVIKPGVTHSLSSTLDILPTIARLAGAPLPKVQLDGVDMTDILFNHGAGQREAMFYYPTDPSEKYGVFAVRMGKYKAHYYTRGSPQSGTTPDQDCQLISFLKYHDPPLLFDLESDPSENYKLNVKARPELASVLQNIKDLKDRFEASMQFGESEIGKGTDPKLAPCCNPECSPKPKCCQCLTTH; from the exons ATGGAGTGCGTGATTGTCGGATTTGCGGTGCTCTCTGTGTGCCAGGCTGCAGCTCTGCCCAACTTCGTGCTGCTGTTTGCGGATGATTTGGGTTATGGAGATCTGGGTTTCTCGGCTCACCCCACAGCACTCACACCGAACCTGGACCGACTGGCGGCTGATGGGCTCCGGTTCACCGACTTCTACTCCACCAGCCCTGTGTGCAGCCCGTCCAG AGCTTCTTTGCTGACGGGCCGTTACCAGACCCGCTCTGGCATCTACCCCGGTGTGCTGTACCCGGACTCAATAGGTGGGCTTCCCCTCAACGAGACCACCATTGCAGAAGTACTGAAGCCACTAGGCTATGCCACAGGCATGATAGGGAAATGGCACCTGGGCTACGGGGCTAATGGTACTTACCTGCCTACACGACAAGGCTTTGACCACTACCTTGGCATCCCATACTCTCATGACATG GGTCCTTGTCACAATCTGACCTGCTTCCCTCCAGATGTGAAGTGTTATGGCTACTGTGATGTCGGTACAGTAACCGTACCTCTGATGAACGGGGAGACCATCACGCAGCAGCCTGTAGATTTTGTTCATCTGGAAGACGCCTATAGTAATTTTGCCACGGATTTCATCCGCAGTGCAGCTCAGAAACGTCAACCTTTCTTCCTCTATTATCCTTCTCAT CACACTCACTACCCACAGTATGCAGGGTGGAAATCTGTGGGCCGATCGCTCAGGGGGCCGTTTGGAGATGCGCTGCTGGAGTTTGACTCCACTGTAGGAAACATCCTGCAAACTTTGGAGGAAACAGGCACCCTTGACAACACACTCGTCTTCTTCACAGCTGACAATGG GCCAGAGCTCATGCGAATGTCTCGTGGAGGAAATTCTGGGTTGCTGAAGTGCGGTAAAGGCACTACATATGAAGGAGGAATGAGAGAACCTGCCATTGCATACTGGCCTGGAGTCATCAAACCAG GTGTCACTCATAGTCTATCCAGTACTCTGGACATCCTGCCTACCATTGCCAGATTGGCTGGAGCTCCATTACCCAAGGTTCAGCTGGATGGCGTGGACATGACTGATATATTGTTCAACCATGGAGCA GGTCAAAGGGAGGCCATGTTTTACTACCCCACTGACCCCAGTGAGAAGTATGGTGTGTTTGCAGTGAGAATGGGAAAATATAAAGCTCATTATTACACCAGGG GATCGCCACAAAGTGGCACAACTCCAGATCAGGACTGTCAGTTAATCTCCTTCCTGAAGTATCATGACCCTCCTCTGCTGTTTGACCTAGAGTCTGACCCATCTGAAAACTACAAGCTGAATGTGAAGGCTCGTCCTGAGCTGGCCAGTGTGCTGCAGAATATCAAGGACCTCAAGGACAGGTTTGAGGCCTCAATGCAATTTGGAGAGAGTGAGATTGGAAAAGGAACTGATCCTAAGCTGGCGCCCTGCTGTAACCCAGAGTGCTCTCCCAAACCGAAATGCTGCCAGTGTTTAACTACACACTGA
- the mapk8ip2 gene encoding C-Jun-amino-terminal kinase-interacting protein 2 isoform X1 — protein MKMADRAEMFSLSTFHSLSPPGCRAAHDISLEEFDDEDLSEITDDCGIGLNYDSDPYEKDSLILEKSDVHHTVCSFQDDFQEFEMIDDEDEDDEDDEDGEADPDAPPSPSASPPPSPTLASLKSRPTTLNLTTAVSQDSLNNNSSVSPRKSSWQESLRISTSQGRVSPSHTCLEDGSHVTGTCTGAPGTTVSAKGTPPNPPGHCGLNQSPGRPLLYDFEGNRRERLEYGSFGQHNSSGGPEVTEVKPSAEGTLEERISSGDDCTSQCSDTEVDHDLNGHAKRRQCRPRPDDTYTITTETADDPELENDLTMDGTSKCLSSTAPLGNDAETPLSDEELDKEFEIDFMNQETFDLTCKEEEGSSYVEFPSIEPTDLSSLSAHALSSQSEPRDESCESSQNQPAASNDTTSPSSDPGIADMNAKRYAESDHHSDDLSSPGSDSDLEGELEAEFACGGPLVSNMISSISETELDLTSESSSGRSSHLTNSIEEASSPTSDPELDHELDVEQDSGIVGLKTSLLLGQPEPIKQDLSPYLEYSPDIHPLDDDQALMGLQNVDDEQGFEHQADPDETLPPSVPCDDSATQQLLLKIEPDHSLESFKRSFYLPVEPRLIPSVDDYDGTTEGDSESESEDELSENSDSPWLLSNLVNKMISEGSFPISCPEDCLRRSASISDTISPSSDLETEAFNESEVYRTRMPKCEGDSQEQPSVGTDMRTDGEKDDRRDSCGSGEEHESKAAISCLYMSNPTNDTVVPVCLERYHSNNTDQRFTSQRSLKNQQNEQEEEPNNDLMMDRMKELDSPSLSESIISDKDEGRETRVDPLSLEKMTEVKNSLTLDIPTAQTNRCFSLTYSTDNDEDEQDASPFLEAIHNPPSPYGDDTYLDSSPPIDESVRELRNTFDPAGVRPTDDSLAYDSVKYTLVVDEHTTLELVSLKRCTSVLSDDSDGLSTVCDEEVADEDDDIYGQSQTVEGMHPDLLLSSSSEEDSSPEADLPFSKKFLNVFVNGTSRSSSTESFGLFSCTINGEERDQTHRAVFRFIPRHADELELDVDDPLFVEEEEDDYWYRGYNMRTGARGIFPAYYAHEVIGQTKDLMAMKRNPAWMESFTVQFLGSVEVPYHQGNGILCAAMQKIAMARKRTVHLRPPSLCELEISLQGVKLIMSLEDEYDLSEEFDRCSHFFQMKNISFCGCHPKNNCYFGFITKHPVLNRFACHVFVSQESMRPVAECVGRAFQEYYQEHLEYACPTEDIYLE, from the exons GACTCCCTCATCCTGGAGAAGAGTGATGTCCACCATACTGTGTGCTCATTCCAAGATGATTTCCAGGAGTTTGAGATGATTGACGATGAAGacgaggatgatgaggatgacgAGGATGGAGAAGCAGATCCTGATGCTCCACCCTCTCCCTCTGcgtctcctcctccttcccctACTTTAGCTTCCCTTAAGAGCCGCCCCACAACCTTAAACCTGACCACTGCAGTTTCACAG GATTCCTTGAACAACAACAGTAGCGTATCTCCACGAAAGTCAAGCTGGCAGGAATCTCTTCGCATCTCCACTTCACAGG GTCGTGTGTCTCCAAGCCACACTTGCCTCGAGGATGGTTCCCACGTTACTGGCACATGTACAGGGGCTCCTGGCACCACAGTCTCTGCCAAAGGTACTCCCCCAAACCCACCTGGCCACTGTGGTCTCAATCAGTCACCTGGCAGGCCGCTGCTGTACGACTTTGAGGGCAACAGACGCGAACGTCTTGAATAcg GTTCCTTTGGTCAGCACAACTCCTCAGGCGGTCCTGAGGTCACTGAGGTAAAGCCTTCTGCTGAAGGGACTCTTGAGGAACGTATCTCCTCAGGTGATGATTGCACTTCCCAGTGCTCTGATACTGAAGTTGACCATGACCTCAATGGCCATGCCAAACGCCGACAGTGCCGTCCTCGACCTGATGACACATACACCATCACTACGGAGACTGCTGATGACCCAGAGCTGGAGAACGACCTTACGATGGATGGCACCAGCAAGTGCCTATCCTCTACAGCACCGCTAGGGAATGATGCAGAGACCCCTCTGTCAGATGAGGAGTTAGATAAGGAATTTGAGATTGACTTCATGAACCAGGAGACCTTTGATCTAACTTGTAAGGAAGAAGAGGGCTCATCCTATGTAGAGTTTCCCAGCATTGAACCCACAGATCTGTCTTCTCTCTCCGCCCATGCGTTGTCCAGCCAGTCTGAACCCAGAGATGAGTCTTGTGAATCGTCTCAGAATCAACCTGCTGCATCAAATGACACAACATCTCCTTCCTCTGACCCTGGCATTGCTGACATGAATGCCAAGCGCTATGCAGAGTCAGACCACCACAGTGATGATCTTAGCTCCCCTGGATCTGACTCTGATCTTGAGGGTGAGTTGGAGGCAGAGTTTGCCTGTGGTGGTCCACTGGTTAGTAACATGATTTCATCCATCTCTGAGACAGAGCTGGACTTGACTAGTGAGTCCagcagtggaaggtcctcacaccTCACAAACTCAATTGAGGAGGCCAGCTCCCCAACATCTGACCCTGAGCTGGACCACGAGCTTGATGTTGAACAAGACAGTGGCATTGTGGGTCTGAAGACATCTCTGCTTTTAGGCCAACCCGAGCCAATTAAACAAGACCTTTCACCATATCTGGAGTACAGTCCTGACATCCATCCTTTGGATGATGATCAGGCCCTGATGGGGCTACAGAATGTGGATGATGAGCAAGGGTTTGAGCATCAAGCTGATCCAGATGAGACTCTGCCTCCTTCTGTGCCCTGTGATGACAGTGCAACTCAGCAACTGCTGCTGAAGATTGAACCAGATCATAGCCTGGAAAGCTTTAAACGGTCTTTCTACCTTCCTGTTGAACCTAGACTCATACCCTCAGTGGATGACTATGATGGAACCACTGAAGGAGACTCTGAGTCAGAATCAGAGGATGAACTTAGTGAGAACTCAGACTCACCATGGCTTCTTAGTAACCTGGTCAACAAGATGATTTCAGAAGGGTCCTTTCCAATCAGCTGTCCAGAGGATTGCCTCAGGCGCTCTGCCTCCATCTCTGATACCATCTCACCCTCGTCTGACCTGGAAACAGAAGCCTTCAATGAAAGCGAAGTCTACAGGACACGGATGCCAAAATGTGAAGGAGACTCCCAGGAACAGCCATCAGTGGGCACAGATATGAggacagatggagaaaaagatGACAGAAGGGACAGTTGTGGATCAGGAGAAGAGCACGAAAGCAAGGCTGCCATCTCTTGTCTGTACATGAGCAATCCTACAAATGACACTGTTGTTCCTGTGTGCTTGGAGAGATACCATTCCAACAACACAGACCAGAGGTTTACATCCCAGAGGTCACTGAAAAATCAACAGAATGAGCAAGAGGAGGAGCCAAATAATGACTTGATGATGGACAGGATGAAGGAACTGGACTCCCCCAGCCTAAGTGAGAGCATCATCAGTGATAaggatgaagggagagagacaaGAGTGGATCCACTTTCTCTGGAAAAAATGACAGAGGTCAAAAATAGTCTGACACTTGATATCCCTACAGCACAGACTAATCGCTGCTTCAGCCTCACATACTCCACAGATAATGATGAAGACGAGCAGGATGCGTCACCTTTCCTGGAGGCTATTCACAACCCACCCTCACCCTATGGAGATGATACTTACCTGGACAGTTCCCCACCTATTGATGAGAGTGTCCGGGAGTTGCGAAATACCTTTGATCCAGCGGGTGTCAGACCTACGGATGACTCCTTGGCGTATGACTCAGTAAAGTATACTCTAGTTGTGGATGAGCATACTACCCTGGAGCTGGTGAGTCTGAAGAGATGCACCTCTGTTCTCAGTGATGACAGCGACGGACTCTCCACTGTTTGTGATGAAGAGGTTgctgatgaggatgatgatatCTATGGGCAGAGCCAGACTGTGGAAGGAATGCACCCTGATCTATTGTTGAGCTCCTCCTCAGAAGAAGACTCCTCACCAGAAGCAGACCTACCTTTCTCCAAAAAATTCCTCAATGTGTTTGTCAATGGCACATCACGATCCTCCA GCACAGAATCGTTCGGGTTGTTCTCTTGCACTATAAATGGAGAGGAGAGAGACCAGACTCACAGAGCAGTGTTCAG GTTTATCCCACGTCATGCAGATGAACTAGAACTGGATGTTGATGACCCACTTTTtgtggaggaagaggaagatgatTACTGGTACCGTGGCTACAACATGCGCACGGGTGCTCGGGGAATCTTTCCTGCCTATTATGCTCACGAGGTCATCGGCCAAACCAAAGACCTGATGG CAATGAAGAGAAACCCAGCGTGGATGGAGAGCTTCACTGTGCAGTTTTTGGGTTCGGTTGAAGTGCCTTACCACCAAGGCAACGGCATCCTCTGTGCTGCCATGCAGAag ATTGCCATGGCGAGAAAGAGGACAGTGCATCTCCGTCCTCCATCTTTGTGTGAGCTGGAGATTAGCCTACAGGGAGTGAAGTTGATCATGAGTCTGGAGGATGAGTATGACCTCTccgaggag TTTGACAGATGTAGTCACTTCTTCCAGATGAAGAACATCTCTTTCTGTGGATGCCACCCAAAAAACAACTG TTACTTTGGCTTCATTACCAAGCACCCAGTCTTGAACAGGTTTGCGTGCCATGTCTTTGTCTCTCAGGAGTCCATGCGGCCTGTGGCTGAGTGTGTGGG ACGTGCATTTCAGGAGTATTATCAGGAACATCTTGAGTATGCCTGTCCCACCGAGGATATCTACCTTGAGTAG
- the mapk8ip2 gene encoding C-Jun-amino-terminal kinase-interacting protein 2 isoform X2: protein MKMADRAEMFSLSTFHSLSPPGCRAAHDISLEEFDDEDLSEITDDCGIGLNYDSDPYEKDSLILEKSDVHHTVCSFQDDFQEFEMIDDEDEDDEDDEDGEADPDAPPSPSASPPPSPTLASLKSRPTTLNLTTAVSQDSLNNNSSVSPRKSSWQESLRISTSQGRVSPSHTCLEDGSHVTGTCTGAPGTTVSAKGSFGQHNSSGGPEVTEVKPSAEGTLEERISSGDDCTSQCSDTEVDHDLNGHAKRRQCRPRPDDTYTITTETADDPELENDLTMDGTSKCLSSTAPLGNDAETPLSDEELDKEFEIDFMNQETFDLTCKEEEGSSYVEFPSIEPTDLSSLSAHALSSQSEPRDESCESSQNQPAASNDTTSPSSDPGIADMNAKRYAESDHHSDDLSSPGSDSDLEGELEAEFACGGPLVSNMISSISETELDLTSESSSGRSSHLTNSIEEASSPTSDPELDHELDVEQDSGIVGLKTSLLLGQPEPIKQDLSPYLEYSPDIHPLDDDQALMGLQNVDDEQGFEHQADPDETLPPSVPCDDSATQQLLLKIEPDHSLESFKRSFYLPVEPRLIPSVDDYDGTTEGDSESESEDELSENSDSPWLLSNLVNKMISEGSFPISCPEDCLRRSASISDTISPSSDLETEAFNESEVYRTRMPKCEGDSQEQPSVGTDMRTDGEKDDRRDSCGSGEEHESKAAISCLYMSNPTNDTVVPVCLERYHSNNTDQRFTSQRSLKNQQNEQEEEPNNDLMMDRMKELDSPSLSESIISDKDEGRETRVDPLSLEKMTEVKNSLTLDIPTAQTNRCFSLTYSTDNDEDEQDASPFLEAIHNPPSPYGDDTYLDSSPPIDESVRELRNTFDPAGVRPTDDSLAYDSVKYTLVVDEHTTLELVSLKRCTSVLSDDSDGLSTVCDEEVADEDDDIYGQSQTVEGMHPDLLLSSSSEEDSSPEADLPFSKKFLNVFVNGTSRSSSTESFGLFSCTINGEERDQTHRAVFRFIPRHADELELDVDDPLFVEEEEDDYWYRGYNMRTGARGIFPAYYAHEVIGQTKDLMAMKRNPAWMESFTVQFLGSVEVPYHQGNGILCAAMQKIAMARKRTVHLRPPSLCELEISLQGVKLIMSLEDEYDLSEEFDRCSHFFQMKNISFCGCHPKNNCYFGFITKHPVLNRFACHVFVSQESMRPVAECVGRAFQEYYQEHLEYACPTEDIYLE from the exons GACTCCCTCATCCTGGAGAAGAGTGATGTCCACCATACTGTGTGCTCATTCCAAGATGATTTCCAGGAGTTTGAGATGATTGACGATGAAGacgaggatgatgaggatgacgAGGATGGAGAAGCAGATCCTGATGCTCCACCCTCTCCCTCTGcgtctcctcctccttcccctACTTTAGCTTCCCTTAAGAGCCGCCCCACAACCTTAAACCTGACCACTGCAGTTTCACAG GATTCCTTGAACAACAACAGTAGCGTATCTCCACGAAAGTCAAGCTGGCAGGAATCTCTTCGCATCTCCACTTCACAGG GTCGTGTGTCTCCAAGCCACACTTGCCTCGAGGATGGTTCCCACGTTACTGGCACATGTACAGGGGCTCCTGGCACCACAGTCTCTGCCAAAG GTTCCTTTGGTCAGCACAACTCCTCAGGCGGTCCTGAGGTCACTGAGGTAAAGCCTTCTGCTGAAGGGACTCTTGAGGAACGTATCTCCTCAGGTGATGATTGCACTTCCCAGTGCTCTGATACTGAAGTTGACCATGACCTCAATGGCCATGCCAAACGCCGACAGTGCCGTCCTCGACCTGATGACACATACACCATCACTACGGAGACTGCTGATGACCCAGAGCTGGAGAACGACCTTACGATGGATGGCACCAGCAAGTGCCTATCCTCTACAGCACCGCTAGGGAATGATGCAGAGACCCCTCTGTCAGATGAGGAGTTAGATAAGGAATTTGAGATTGACTTCATGAACCAGGAGACCTTTGATCTAACTTGTAAGGAAGAAGAGGGCTCATCCTATGTAGAGTTTCCCAGCATTGAACCCACAGATCTGTCTTCTCTCTCCGCCCATGCGTTGTCCAGCCAGTCTGAACCCAGAGATGAGTCTTGTGAATCGTCTCAGAATCAACCTGCTGCATCAAATGACACAACATCTCCTTCCTCTGACCCTGGCATTGCTGACATGAATGCCAAGCGCTATGCAGAGTCAGACCACCACAGTGATGATCTTAGCTCCCCTGGATCTGACTCTGATCTTGAGGGTGAGTTGGAGGCAGAGTTTGCCTGTGGTGGTCCACTGGTTAGTAACATGATTTCATCCATCTCTGAGACAGAGCTGGACTTGACTAGTGAGTCCagcagtggaaggtcctcacaccTCACAAACTCAATTGAGGAGGCCAGCTCCCCAACATCTGACCCTGAGCTGGACCACGAGCTTGATGTTGAACAAGACAGTGGCATTGTGGGTCTGAAGACATCTCTGCTTTTAGGCCAACCCGAGCCAATTAAACAAGACCTTTCACCATATCTGGAGTACAGTCCTGACATCCATCCTTTGGATGATGATCAGGCCCTGATGGGGCTACAGAATGTGGATGATGAGCAAGGGTTTGAGCATCAAGCTGATCCAGATGAGACTCTGCCTCCTTCTGTGCCCTGTGATGACAGTGCAACTCAGCAACTGCTGCTGAAGATTGAACCAGATCATAGCCTGGAAAGCTTTAAACGGTCTTTCTACCTTCCTGTTGAACCTAGACTCATACCCTCAGTGGATGACTATGATGGAACCACTGAAGGAGACTCTGAGTCAGAATCAGAGGATGAACTTAGTGAGAACTCAGACTCACCATGGCTTCTTAGTAACCTGGTCAACAAGATGATTTCAGAAGGGTCCTTTCCAATCAGCTGTCCAGAGGATTGCCTCAGGCGCTCTGCCTCCATCTCTGATACCATCTCACCCTCGTCTGACCTGGAAACAGAAGCCTTCAATGAAAGCGAAGTCTACAGGACACGGATGCCAAAATGTGAAGGAGACTCCCAGGAACAGCCATCAGTGGGCACAGATATGAggacagatggagaaaaagatGACAGAAGGGACAGTTGTGGATCAGGAGAAGAGCACGAAAGCAAGGCTGCCATCTCTTGTCTGTACATGAGCAATCCTACAAATGACACTGTTGTTCCTGTGTGCTTGGAGAGATACCATTCCAACAACACAGACCAGAGGTTTACATCCCAGAGGTCACTGAAAAATCAACAGAATGAGCAAGAGGAGGAGCCAAATAATGACTTGATGATGGACAGGATGAAGGAACTGGACTCCCCCAGCCTAAGTGAGAGCATCATCAGTGATAaggatgaagggagagagacaaGAGTGGATCCACTTTCTCTGGAAAAAATGACAGAGGTCAAAAATAGTCTGACACTTGATATCCCTACAGCACAGACTAATCGCTGCTTCAGCCTCACATACTCCACAGATAATGATGAAGACGAGCAGGATGCGTCACCTTTCCTGGAGGCTATTCACAACCCACCCTCACCCTATGGAGATGATACTTACCTGGACAGTTCCCCACCTATTGATGAGAGTGTCCGGGAGTTGCGAAATACCTTTGATCCAGCGGGTGTCAGACCTACGGATGACTCCTTGGCGTATGACTCAGTAAAGTATACTCTAGTTGTGGATGAGCATACTACCCTGGAGCTGGTGAGTCTGAAGAGATGCACCTCTGTTCTCAGTGATGACAGCGACGGACTCTCCACTGTTTGTGATGAAGAGGTTgctgatgaggatgatgatatCTATGGGCAGAGCCAGACTGTGGAAGGAATGCACCCTGATCTATTGTTGAGCTCCTCCTCAGAAGAAGACTCCTCACCAGAAGCAGACCTACCTTTCTCCAAAAAATTCCTCAATGTGTTTGTCAATGGCACATCACGATCCTCCA GCACAGAATCGTTCGGGTTGTTCTCTTGCACTATAAATGGAGAGGAGAGAGACCAGACTCACAGAGCAGTGTTCAG GTTTATCCCACGTCATGCAGATGAACTAGAACTGGATGTTGATGACCCACTTTTtgtggaggaagaggaagatgatTACTGGTACCGTGGCTACAACATGCGCACGGGTGCTCGGGGAATCTTTCCTGCCTATTATGCTCACGAGGTCATCGGCCAAACCAAAGACCTGATGG CAATGAAGAGAAACCCAGCGTGGATGGAGAGCTTCACTGTGCAGTTTTTGGGTTCGGTTGAAGTGCCTTACCACCAAGGCAACGGCATCCTCTGTGCTGCCATGCAGAag ATTGCCATGGCGAGAAAGAGGACAGTGCATCTCCGTCCTCCATCTTTGTGTGAGCTGGAGATTAGCCTACAGGGAGTGAAGTTGATCATGAGTCTGGAGGATGAGTATGACCTCTccgaggag TTTGACAGATGTAGTCACTTCTTCCAGATGAAGAACATCTCTTTCTGTGGATGCCACCCAAAAAACAACTG TTACTTTGGCTTCATTACCAAGCACCCAGTCTTGAACAGGTTTGCGTGCCATGTCTTTGTCTCTCAGGAGTCCATGCGGCCTGTGGCTGAGTGTGTGGG ACGTGCATTTCAGGAGTATTATCAGGAACATCTTGAGTATGCCTGTCCCACCGAGGATATCTACCTTGAGTAG